One Clostridium estertheticum DNA segment encodes these proteins:
- a CDS encoding GNAT family N-acetyltransferase, producing the protein MEIELLESKHIHECSVLLMQAYNCAPWDTHWSKETSERYLKEFMINPRFVGFVICEDNKIVGATFCHEKTWWTNDELFIDEFYIAPSFQRKGYGKILLQHIGEYIREKKLAGFTLLTNRFMPAVNFYEKNTFVKAEHVVFMYKEV; encoded by the coding sequence ATGGAAATTGAATTATTAGAATCAAAACATATACATGAGTGTTCGGTATTGTTAATGCAAGCTTACAACTGTGCTCCATGGGATACCCATTGGTCGAAGGAGACATCCGAAAGATATCTGAAGGAATTTATGATTAATCCAAGGTTTGTTGGCTTTGTTATTTGTGAGGACAATAAAATTGTAGGTGCTACATTTTGCCATGAAAAAACTTGGTGGACAAATGATGAACTATTTATTGATGAATTTTATATAGCACCAAGTTTTCAGCGTAAAGGTTACGGTAAAATTCTTTTACAGCATATAGGAGAATACATAAGAGAAAAAAAACTTGCCGGGTTTACACTTCTGACGAATAGATTTATGCCTGCTGTTAATTTTTATGAAAAGAATACTTTTGTCAAAGCAGAGCATGTAGTTTTTATGTACAAAGAAGTATAG
- a CDS encoding inorganic phosphate transporter: MLSISTSIILISVIVIALIFALSNGLHDASSVVATFIICGAATPKQAIGVASVFGLLGAILGGSAVADTISKVIDLPVNPFLLKVLLAAMLGAVIWNIITWRLGLPSSSTHALIGGIIGAVWVSSGSTHILWGFKQVIGLNHQITGIVKVVAALIISPLLGFIVAFILQKISRVLLRNAKFTINKPLKRIQWVIAAILAYSHGANDTQKIFGIITLALVAGGNVTMNATPLWVRLSGGMVMFIGTMLGGWSIIKTIGRGIYSIGPIHSTNSQLASVGSILIATIIGAPVSTTHVVVGSVIGVGASDEYKMVHWGIAKEIIMAWFITIPLTAIVSALVYLVLNLIFKVI; the protein is encoded by the coding sequence ATGTTATCTATTAGTACTTCCATAATTTTAATAAGTGTGATTGTAATTGCGCTTATTTTTGCTTTATCAAATGGACTTCATGATGCAAGCTCTGTGGTGGCAACTTTTATTATTTGCGGAGCAGCAACACCAAAGCAAGCTATTGGTGTTGCCTCAGTCTTTGGCTTGTTAGGTGCTATTCTGGGTGGAAGTGCAGTAGCAGATACTATTTCTAAGGTAATAGATCTACCAGTGAATCCCTTCTTGCTTAAAGTATTGCTGGCGGCCATGCTTGGAGCGGTAATATGGAATATAATTACTTGGAGGTTAGGGCTGCCTTCAAGCTCGACTCATGCCTTAATTGGTGGCATTATAGGAGCGGTTTGGGTTTCCTCAGGAAGTACTCATATACTATGGGGTTTTAAGCAAGTTATTGGATTAAATCATCAAATCACAGGAATTGTAAAGGTAGTTGCGGCGTTAATCATTTCACCACTTTTGGGTTTTATTGTTGCTTTTATTCTCCAAAAGATCAGCAGAGTTCTCCTTAGAAATGCTAAATTTACTATAAATAAACCACTTAAGAGAATACAATGGGTGATTGCAGCAATTCTTGCATACAGCCACGGGGCTAATGATACTCAAAAAATATTTGGAATAATAACCTTAGCTTTAGTTGCAGGAGGAAATGTAACAATGAATGCTACTCCACTTTGGGTACGGCTTTCAGGTGGAATGGTGATGTTTATTGGTACAATGCTTGGAGGATGGAGTATAATTAAAACAATCGGGAGAGGAATATATTCTATAGGACCAATTCATAGTACTAATTCTCAATTAGCCTCAGTAGGCTCAATTTTGATAGCTACCATAATTGGTGCTCCAGTATCTACAACTCATGTGGTAGTTGGTAGTGTAATTGGGGTGGGGGCGTCAGATGAATACAAAATGGTCCATTGGGGTATAGCAAAAGAAATTATTATGGCGTGGTTTATCACTATACCACTAACTGCAATTGTTTCCGCTTTAGTATATCTAGTATTAAATTTAATTTTCAAAGTAATATAA
- a CDS encoding DUF47 domain-containing protein, with product MVKISIIDRLFPANCDFYEMLNKQAEINAFGVDMLHKWLSSGSDEDKQKLLVYVKEADEARMSMESKLIEAFTTPFDRVDIYSISIAMDKIIKYSKSTLLSMEAFEVAPDDTITSMVGKLKEGTDFLLESINILKNNPIKSQENIIKIRATHTEVEQLYRDGMSIVFKSSDPMNAIKHREVYHHIKDASLNLEDTVDIFHRIVVRLI from the coding sequence ATGGTGAAAATAAGTATTATTGATAGGCTTTTCCCTGCTAATTGTGATTTTTATGAAATGTTAAACAAACAAGCAGAAATAAATGCCTTTGGAGTAGATATGCTACACAAATGGCTGAGTAGTGGTTCTGATGAAGATAAGCAAAAGCTGCTTGTGTATGTTAAAGAGGCTGATGAAGCTAGAATGAGTATGGAAAGCAAATTAATAGAAGCATTTACTACTCCTTTTGATAGGGTAGATATCTATTCTATTTCTATTGCTATGGATAAGATAATTAAATATAGTAAATCAACTCTATTGTCAATGGAAGCTTTTGAAGTGGCGCCAGATGATACTATAACCTCTATGGTTGGGAAACTTAAAGAAGGTACGGATTTTCTTTTAGAATCAATAAATATCCTGAAAAATAATCCAATTAAGTCACAAGAAAATATTATTAAGATAAGAGCTACACATACAGAAGTAGAACAACTTTATCGAGATGGAATGTCTATTGTATTTAAAAGTAGTGATCCAATGAATGCAATTAAACATAGAGAAGTATACCATCACATAAAAGATGCCTCACTTAATTTAGAAGATACTGTGGATATATTCCATAGGATAGTTGTAAGGCTTATATAG
- a CDS encoding TetR/AcrR family transcriptional regulator, which yields MAHSIMTEMTKDLMADSLKLLMLTKPLNKITVQELVDGCKLNRRTFYYHFRDIYDLLEWMYKKEAIAELQKHATYNTWQEGFLNLFLYIQNNREICLCAYHSLGREHLEKFLYSVTYQLIQHVVDTQTGDMQIDASHKNFLANFYTLAFLGLVVQWLQNDMKEEPAKIIEALSITVRGSMINALEQYESLNMKNS from the coding sequence ATGGCTCATTCAATTATGACCGAAATGACAAAGGATCTTATGGCTGACTCGTTGAAGCTTCTGATGCTTACAAAACCATTGAACAAAATTACTGTGCAGGAACTTGTAGACGGCTGCAAGTTGAACCGGCGCACATTTTATTATCACTTTCGGGATATATATGATTTATTGGAATGGATGTATAAAAAGGAAGCTATTGCAGAGCTTCAAAAACATGCAACCTATAATACCTGGCAAGAGGGTTTTCTCAATTTATTTCTCTATATACAAAATAATAGAGAAATCTGTCTTTGTGCCTATCACTCGTTGGGCCGCGAGCATTTGGAGAAATTCCTTTATTCTGTTACCTATCAATTAATACAACATGTAGTGGATACTCAGACAGGAGATATGCAGATAGATGCCAGCCACAAAAATTTTCTTGCCAATTTTTACACACTTGCTTTTTTAGGTCTTGTTGTTCAGTGGTTACAAAACGATATGAAAGAAGAACCTGCAAAAATCATAGAAGCCTTATCAATAACAGTGCGAGGAAGTATGATTAATGCATTAGAACAATATGAATCACTTAATATGAAAAACTCATGA
- a CDS encoding oleate hydratase, protein MGNYQRINPLKKDGIENKRAYLIGGGIASLSAAAYMIRDGHMDGKNITIMEETHVLGGGMDGAGDAQEGYIIRGGRELEEHYECSWDLFSFIPSLKNPSRTVLDEFRELNLVEPNESNCRLIHSCGEKADFSTLGLSDLHIKQITKLFLATEEQLGATTVEQFFDPTYLETNMWYFWRSMFAFENWHSVVEMKRYMQRFMHLLPGMNQLKGILHTEYNQYDSMILPLITWLRSENVNFDLHTQINDLDISIDSKEKTVIGIHLVRNGSPEKIVVSPEDLVFVTNGSMTENSTLGSMHTPAVLNRDKVNRGCWNLWKNIASKDPSFGHPEVFCNNIDKTKWESFTMTFKGPFMGDFLKKLTGRDPGMGGVVTIKDSNWLMSWTCSKQPHFINQPDDVLVLWAYGLFPDNVGDYIKKKMCDCTGEELVSELLYHMGLKNEIPSILKNVKVIPCMMPYITSQFMPRVKGDRPDVIPSGSTNLAFLGQFAEVADDCVFTIEYSIRTAMMAVYKLLNLEKQVIPVYASKYDIRVLMAATKTLYSGRLIPGETIIKKLIKDTTLENLL, encoded by the coding sequence ATGGGTAACTATCAAAGAATAAATCCGTTAAAAAAGGATGGAATTGAAAATAAAAGGGCATATTTAATCGGTGGTGGTATTGCTTCTCTTTCGGCAGCAGCATATATGATCCGCGATGGACATATGGATGGTAAAAACATTACTATTATGGAAGAAACCCACGTTTTAGGAGGCGGTATGGATGGCGCCGGAGATGCACAGGAAGGATATATTATCCGCGGTGGCAGAGAACTAGAGGAACATTATGAATGCTCTTGGGATCTGTTTAGTTTTATCCCTTCATTGAAAAATCCTAGCAGAACCGTTTTGGATGAATTTCGTGAGCTAAACCTTGTAGAACCTAATGAATCTAATTGTCGCTTAATTCATAGCTGTGGAGAAAAAGCGGATTTTTCAACCTTAGGTTTGTCTGACCTTCATATCAAACAAATCACAAAACTTTTTCTTGCGACAGAAGAGCAACTTGGTGCAACCACAGTTGAACAATTTTTTGATCCCACTTATTTAGAAACAAACATGTGGTATTTCTGGAGATCTATGTTTGCTTTTGAAAACTGGCACAGTGTTGTTGAGATGAAACGATACATGCAACGCTTTATGCATCTACTTCCTGGTATGAATCAGCTCAAAGGAATTTTGCATACTGAGTATAATCAGTACGATTCCATGATTTTGCCTCTTATTACTTGGCTGAGGAGTGAAAATGTAAACTTTGACCTCCACACACAGATAAATGACTTGGATATCAGCATTGACTCCAAGGAGAAAACCGTAATCGGTATTCATCTAGTTCGTAATGGCAGTCCAGAAAAAATTGTAGTGTCTCCAGAGGATCTTGTCTTTGTTACCAATGGTTCAATGACCGAGAATTCCACTTTGGGCAGTATGCATACACCTGCTGTTTTGAACAGAGATAAAGTAAATCGAGGTTGCTGGAATCTTTGGAAAAACATTGCATCAAAAGACCCTTCATTTGGTCACCCAGAAGTATTCTGTAATAACATTGATAAAACAAAGTGGGAATCCTTTACCATGACCTTTAAGGGGCCATTTATGGGTGATTTTCTTAAAAAATTAACTGGCAGAGATCCTGGTATGGGCGGCGTTGTTACCATAAAAGATTCTAACTGGTTGATGAGCTGGACTTGCTCTAAGCAACCTCACTTTATAAACCAACCAGACGATGTATTAGTTTTGTGGGCATATGGCTTATTTCCAGACAATGTGGGTGATTACATCAAGAAAAAAATGTGTGATTGCACTGGTGAGGAACTTGTTTCAGAATTACTGTATCACATGGGACTTAAGAATGAAATTCCTTCCATATTGAAAAATGTAAAAGTTATTCCTTGCATGATGCCTTATATCACCAGTCAGTTTATGCCTCGTGTTAAGGGGGATCGTCCAGATGTTATCCCGAGTGGCAGTACAAACCTTGCATTTCTTGGACAATTTGCTGAAGTTGCAGACGACTGTGTATTTACTATAGAATATTCCATTCGTACGGCTATGATGGCTGTTTATAAATTACTAAACCTTGAAAAACAAGTGATTCCAGTTTATGCATCAAAATATGATATACGTGTGTTAATGGCTGCTACTAAAACGCTATATAGCGGACGATTGATTCCAGGAGAGACCATTATCAAAAAACTTATTAAAGATACTACGTTAGAAAATTTATTGTAA